One window from the genome of Natrialba magadii ATCC 43099 encodes:
- a CDS encoding GTP-dependent dephospho-CoA kinase family protein has translation MTPDDTSTNAAGRDRNQEYEQLLVLPDDLRHELKEPMGPIETDAEQLLESVDGPLIAVGDVVTYHLLQAGRVPDVAFVDERTKRDAVDEEIRDTVATEPTHEAINPPAELSGDVIRALREGLDDEEPATVLVDGEEDLVAVPAIAAAPEGASVVYGQPDEGMVHVRVTSEHRTEMRELLERFDGDVERLWTLLESPVDDA, from the coding sequence GTGACACCCGACGACACCAGTACGAACGCCGCAGGCCGTGACCGCAATCAGGAGTACGAGCAGCTACTGGTTCTACCCGACGACCTCCGCCACGAACTCAAGGAGCCGATGGGCCCGATCGAAACCGACGCCGAGCAGCTACTCGAGTCCGTCGATGGCCCGCTCATCGCCGTCGGCGACGTCGTCACCTACCATCTTCTACAGGCTGGGCGCGTCCCGGACGTGGCGTTCGTGGACGAGCGGACCAAGCGCGACGCCGTCGACGAAGAGATCCGCGACACCGTTGCGACGGAGCCGACCCACGAGGCAATCAACCCGCCGGCCGAACTCTCCGGCGACGTGATCCGCGCGCTCCGCGAGGGGCTCGACGACGAGGAGCCAGCGACAGTGCTGGTCGACGGTGAGGAGGACCTCGTCGCCGTTCCCGCAATCGCCGCCGCGCCCGAGGGTGCAAGCGTGGTCTACGGCCAGCCCGACGAGGGGATGGTCCACGTACGGGTGACGAGCGAACACCGCACGGAGATGCGCGAGTTACTCGAGCGCTTCGACGGTGACGTCGAGCGACTCTGGACGCTGCTCGAGTCACCGGTAGACGACGCATAG
- a CDS encoding translation initiation factor IF-2 subunit gamma, whose amino-acid sequence MAGTQQPEVNIGLVGHVDHGKTTLVQALSGSWTDQHSEEMKRGISIRLGYADATFRECPDLEEPERYTVEEECADGSESEPLRTVSFVDAPGHETLMATMLSGASLMDGAVLVVSANEPVPQPQTEEHLMALDIIGIENIVIAQNKVDLVSTEQAQNNYQQIQEFVEGTVAEDAPVVPVSAGQEVNLDLLIQAIENEIPTPDRDPDVDARMHVARSFDINKPGTSASNLTGGVLGGSLVAGELESGDEIEIRPGREVEEGGQTEYVPIQTTIRSLQAGGETADTVTPGGLLGVGTGLDPALTKGDALAGRIAGPPGSLPPTWQQFTMDVDLLERVVGTDGGEVDDISTGEPLMMTVGTATTVGAVTSAREGECEVNLKRPVTAEPGAKIAINRRIGARWRLIGLGTLQE is encoded by the coding sequence ATGGCAGGAACTCAACAACCGGAGGTGAACATCGGGCTCGTCGGCCACGTCGACCACGGCAAGACGACGCTGGTGCAGGCGCTAAGCGGCTCGTGGACGGACCAGCACTCGGAGGAGATGAAACGCGGAATCTCCATTCGGCTGGGCTATGCGGACGCAACGTTCCGCGAGTGTCCCGACCTGGAAGAACCCGAGCGTTACACGGTCGAGGAGGAGTGTGCAGACGGCTCAGAGAGCGAACCGCTTCGAACCGTCTCGTTCGTCGACGCACCGGGCCACGAGACCCTGATGGCGACGATGCTCTCGGGCGCATCGCTGATGGACGGCGCCGTGCTGGTCGTCAGCGCGAACGAACCCGTCCCACAGCCCCAGACCGAAGAGCACCTGATGGCGCTCGACATCATCGGAATCGAGAACATCGTCATCGCCCAGAACAAGGTCGACCTCGTCAGCACCGAACAGGCACAGAACAACTACCAGCAGATCCAGGAGTTCGTCGAGGGTACCGTCGCCGAAGACGCGCCGGTCGTCCCCGTCTCGGCCGGTCAGGAGGTCAACCTCGATCTGCTGATTCAGGCGATCGAAAACGAGATTCCGACGCCCGATCGCGACCCTGACGTCGACGCACGGATGCACGTCGCCCGCAGTTTCGACATCAACAAGCCGGGAACCAGTGCTTCGAATCTCACCGGCGGCGTCCTCGGCGGCAGTCTCGTCGCGGGTGAACTCGAGTCCGGCGACGAAATCGAGATCCGACCGGGTCGCGAGGTCGAAGAGGGTGGCCAAACCGAGTACGTCCCGATTCAGACGACGATCCGCTCGCTGCAGGCAGGTGGCGAGACGGCCGATACCGTCACGCCGGGCGGCCTCCTCGGTGTCGGAACGGGGCTCGATCCCGCGCTGACGAAGGGTGACGCCCTCGCCGGACGCATCGCGGGTCCACCTGGCTCGCTGCCGCCAACCTGGCAGCAGTTCACGATGGACGTCGACCTGTTAGAGCGCGTCGTCGGTACCGACGGCGGCGAGGTCGACGATATCAGTACTGGCGAGCCGCTGATGATGACCGTCGGCACGGCGACGACCGTCGGCGCAGTGACGAGCGCCCGCGAGGGCGAGTGTGAGGTCAATCTGAAGCGACCTGTCACCGCCGAACCGGGCGCAAAAATCGCGATCAACCGTCGCATCGGCGCTCGCTGGCGGCTGATCGGTCTCGGAACGCTGCAGGAATAG
- the spt4 gene encoding transcription elongation factor subunit Spt4 — MAADRLVCRECHRVNDPDSETCDACNSSSLTEDWAGYVVIAHPEDSEIASEMQVTEPGAYALKVR, encoded by the coding sequence ATGGCAGCCGACCGTCTCGTCTGTCGTGAGTGTCACCGGGTCAACGACCCGGATAGCGAAACCTGTGATGCCTGTAACTCCTCGTCGCTGACGGAGGACTGGGCAGGCTACGTCGTCATCGCCCACCCCGAAGACAGCGAAATCGCAAGCGAGATGCAGGTCACCGAACCTGGCGCGTACGCGCTCAAGGTCCGGTAA
- a CDS encoding PIN domain-containing protein produces MSTRVALDTSALMMPVELDVRLFDELERLLDSFEPTAPQAVIEELRRLSEKGGREGTAANVGHDLATERCLVVDTEASYADDALVELAREGTVDYVVTNDRPLRDRVLEEHRPVIALRGRNKLAITQP; encoded by the coding sequence ATGAGCACCCGAGTTGCCCTCGACACGAGCGCGTTGATGATGCCAGTCGAACTCGACGTCCGGCTGTTCGATGAACTCGAGCGCCTACTCGATTCGTTCGAACCGACGGCACCGCAGGCCGTCATCGAAGAACTTCGCCGCCTCTCTGAGAAGGGCGGACGCGAAGGCACCGCCGCGAACGTCGGTCACGACCTGGCGACCGAGCGCTGTCTCGTCGTCGACACCGAGGCATCCTACGCCGACGACGCACTCGTCGAACTCGCCCGCGAGGGCACCGTCGACTACGTCGTCACCAACGATCGGCCGCTGCGCGACCGGGTACTCGAGGAGCACAGACCGGTAATTGCATTACGCGGGAGAAACAAGTTAGCGATCACTCAACCATAG
- the citZ gene encoding citrate synthase, with amino-acid sequence MADDLKKGLEGVLVAESDLSSIDGDAGRLIYRGYAIEDLARGASYEEVLYLLWNGYLPSEDELASFTEALTEERTVSDDVLATMERLADAGEQPMAALRTAISMFSATEPETDADPDDLDATLRKGRRITAKIPTALAAFERYRLGEEPVDPDPDLGLAANFLYMLTGEQPDDVAAETFDQALILHADHGLNASTFTSMVIGSTMADIYSAVTGGISALSGPLHGGANQDVMEVLIEIDESDLDHREWVEQATDEGRRIPGFGHRVYNVKDPRAKILEERSKELAENGDDKWYNYTTTIEQYLSEEKGLVEKGIAPNVDFYSGSVYYQLGIPIDMYTPIFAMSRAGGWIAHVLEYQDDNRLIRPRARYTGPEDQEFVPISER; translated from the coding sequence ATGGCAGACGACCTTAAAAAAGGGCTTGAGGGTGTCCTGGTCGCAGAGTCCGACCTCAGCTCGATCGACGGTGACGCGGGACGGTTAATCTACCGTGGCTACGCGATCGAGGACCTCGCCCGTGGCGCAAGCTACGAAGAAGTCCTCTATCTCCTCTGGAACGGCTACCTCCCCTCCGAGGACGAACTCGCGTCGTTCACCGAAGCGCTCACCGAGGAACGCACCGTCAGCGACGACGTGCTCGCGACGATGGAGCGTCTCGCCGACGCCGGCGAGCAGCCCATGGCTGCCCTCCGAACCGCTATCTCGATGTTCTCGGCAACTGAACCCGAGACCGACGCCGACCCCGATGATCTCGACGCGACACTTCGAAAGGGCCGGCGAATTACCGCCAAGATCCCGACCGCACTCGCCGCCTTCGAACGCTACCGACTCGGCGAGGAGCCGGTCGATCCCGACCCGGATCTGGGACTCGCCGCGAACTTCCTCTACATGCTCACCGGCGAGCAACCCGACGACGTCGCCGCCGAAACCTTCGATCAGGCGCTCATCCTCCACGCCGACCACGGCCTGAACGCCTCTACGTTCACCTCGATGGTCATCGGCTCCACGATGGCCGACATCTACAGCGCCGTCACCGGCGGCATCAGCGCGCTCTCCGGCCCGCTCCACGGCGGCGCCAACCAGGACGTCATGGAAGTCCTGATCGAAATCGACGAGAGCGACCTCGACCACCGCGAATGGGTCGAACAGGCCACCGACGAAGGCCGGCGCATCCCCGGCTTCGGCCACCGCGTCTACAACGTCAAAGACCCCCGTGCGAAGATCCTCGAAGAACGGAGCAAGGAACTCGCCGAAAACGGCGACGACAAGTGGTACAACTACACCACGACCATCGAACAGTACCTCTCTGAAGAGAAGGGCCTCGTCGAGAAGGGCATCGCCCCGAACGTCGACTTCTACTCCGGCTCGGTCTACTACCAGCTCGGCATTCCGATCGACATGTACACCCCAATCTTCGCCATGAGCCGTGCCGGCGGCTGGATCGCACACGTACTCGAGTACCAGGACGATAATCGCCTGATTCGACCGCGCGCCCGGTATACGGGTCCGGAGGACCAGGAGTTCGTGCCGATTTCGGAGCGGTAA
- a CDS encoding gamma-glutamylcyclotransferase family protein: MCTHASAFVFVYGTLTDREQASAVLGTEWPDTEIVGDAVLEGCRQVDGQYPTLAPGGSVTGGSTTGDAAMVDETTDRETTDGRTTDGETIGTLLAVTDSGLDRLDRYEGVGRGLYVRVRVPWLTSMEVDADVDLDVGQDTDVDQDTDVDQDTDADLDTDADIDLGAGANADSRPVDEDGQPPVWTYVGNPDRLGIESALEWPRAATFEDSVRDYIEAHNVVVRLANDTRPPDV, from the coding sequence GTGTGCACTCACGCCTCCGCTTTCGTTTTCGTTTACGGAACGCTGACCGACCGCGAACAGGCCAGTGCCGTCCTCGGTACCGAGTGGCCAGACACTGAAATCGTCGGCGACGCCGTTCTCGAGGGCTGTCGTCAGGTCGACGGCCAGTATCCGACGCTCGCGCCGGGCGGGTCGGTAACGGGTGGTTCGACGACGGGGGACGCAGCGATGGTGGACGAGACGACGGACCGCGAGACAACGGACGGCAGGACGACAGACGGCGAAACGATCGGAACACTCCTTGCCGTCACCGACTCGGGGCTCGACCGACTCGATCGGTACGAAGGCGTCGGGCGTGGACTCTACGTTCGTGTCCGCGTTCCGTGGCTCACGAGTATGGAGGTGGATGCGGATGTGGATCTGGATGTGGGCCAGGACACGGATGTGGACCAGGACACGGATGTGGACCAGGACACGGATGCGGACCTGGACACGGATGCGGATATTGACCTGGGAGCAGGCGCGAACGCGGACAGCCGTCCGGTGGACGAGGACGGTCAGCCCCCGGTCTGGACCTACGTCGGCAACCCCGATCGACTCGGCATCGAGTCGGCACTCGAGTGGCCCCGAGCAGCAACGTTCGAAGACAGTGTTCGCGACTACATCGAGGCACACAATGTCGTGGTTCGGCTGGCGAATGACACTCGTCCGCCGGACGTCTGA
- a CDS encoding DUF1028 domain-containing protein, whose translation MTFSICVHESYTTPDGEEHERFGVAVTTRLPGVGTLCPFVSETGAVATQSLVNVDLGRTGIEYIDDGLGVGDALESLLNADEGAPQRQLHGVDAQETFAFSGAECGEWFGHQEGEHFTVAGNLLTGEAVLEETAATYADVAVHETTDETDGSPREGDGPEPLAKRLIDALAAGHEQGGDKREGLTVQSAAVVVESTESHDVTKPYNDLRVDATETPIADLQETYKLAVDGYEATLERYAEAYEQDSLDEATER comes from the coding sequence ATGACGTTCAGCATCTGCGTCCACGAATCCTACACGACCCCCGATGGCGAGGAACACGAGCGCTTCGGCGTCGCCGTCACAACCCGCCTCCCCGGCGTCGGCACGCTCTGTCCCTTCGTCAGCGAAACCGGTGCCGTCGCCACCCAGAGCCTCGTCAACGTCGACCTCGGCCGCACCGGCATCGAATACATCGATGACGGCCTCGGCGTTGGCGACGCACTCGAGTCCCTTCTCAACGCAGACGAGGGGGCACCCCAGCGCCAACTCCACGGCGTCGACGCCCAAGAGACGTTCGCCTTCTCGGGCGCGGAGTGTGGCGAGTGGTTCGGTCACCAGGAGGGAGAGCACTTCACCGTTGCTGGGAACCTGCTCACCGGCGAAGCGGTACTCGAGGAGACAGCCGCAACGTACGCGGACGTAGCGGTGCACGAGACGACGGACGAGACGGACGGGAGTCCGCGCGAGGGCGACGGTCCGGAGCCGCTCGCAAAGCGACTCATCGACGCGCTGGCAGCGGGTCATGAACAGGGCGGCGACAAGCGCGAGGGGCTGACGGTCCAGAGCGCGGCTGTGGTCGTCGAGTCGACGGAGTCACACGACGTGACGAAGCCGTACAACGATCTGCGCGTGGACGCGACTGAGACGCCGATTGCGGACCTGCAGGAGACCTACAAGCTCGCGGTGGATGGATACGAAGCAACACTCGAGCGATACGCGGAGGCGTACGAACAGGATTCGCTCGACGAAGCCACAGAGCGTTGA
- a CDS encoding DUF7562 family protein: MWPWSSRSPSATVTCLACGEGVSRSAAREYDKYGNQWDRRDKEFEHLCPTCHNELCHQPRDELEDILVELQAGEEETAAFLSSYLATVEDRYGRVEEES; encoded by the coding sequence ATGTGGCCATGGTCCTCCCGGTCCCCATCGGCGACGGTCACGTGTCTGGCCTGCGGCGAAGGCGTCTCGCGGTCCGCTGCCAGGGAGTACGACAAGTACGGTAACCAGTGGGACCGCCGCGACAAGGAGTTCGAACATCTCTGTCCGACCTGTCACAACGAGCTTTGTCACCAGCCGCGCGACGAACTCGAGGACATCCTCGTCGAACTACAGGCGGGCGAAGAAGAGACGGCAGCGTTTCTGTCGAGCTATCTGGCGACAGTCGAGGACCGCTATGGGCGCGTCGAAGAGGAGTCCTGA
- a CDS encoding DUF5787 family protein, producing the protein MSEFAFELALCAHLERSSNPPVVGANPLIARQLGGSVADPGGRILDLVCIEPGLEFDERTAITDADIPDAAIESAVGPGRARYWKDAFDCHPSHARRAVERACEIGFFESERRNGREYVRQVARYPDWYDRIVAIENKPDLGRPGDLEMQLRTDVSLALVDEVILATESYVTRAHLHRLPDPVGVWRVHRDRESTDSSALERGAKVRAGAEAEVDVEAGVEVEIEVVREPTPLPTAEPGIEPLAFEPGRTEIEPVSAAAKARARRRLAERAYGKGWRTYDFPACASCVASDEASVTLPHCTWAGDLVDANADCGPDCPGYKSATAPEVDLESERDRQTPWRASPRGRRRRQSGLDQFR; encoded by the coding sequence GTGTCCGAATTCGCGTTCGAACTCGCGCTCTGTGCGCACCTCGAGCGATCCTCCAATCCGCCGGTAGTGGGCGCTAACCCGCTCATCGCCCGCCAGCTCGGCGGAAGCGTTGCTGATCCTGGCGGCCGGATTCTGGACCTCGTCTGCATCGAACCAGGACTCGAGTTCGACGAGCGAACTGCGATTACGGACGCAGACATTCCGGACGCAGCAATCGAATCCGCCGTCGGTCCCGGCCGAGCGCGTTACTGGAAGGACGCCTTCGACTGTCATCCATCCCATGCCCGCCGAGCGGTGGAACGAGCCTGCGAGATCGGCTTCTTCGAATCCGAGCGGCGCAACGGTCGCGAGTACGTCCGGCAGGTCGCCCGGTATCCAGACTGGTACGACCGCATCGTCGCCATCGAGAACAAACCCGATCTTGGCCGGCCCGGCGACCTCGAGATGCAACTCCGAACCGACGTGAGCCTGGCGCTCGTCGACGAAGTGATTCTGGCGACGGAGAGCTACGTCACGCGGGCCCACCTGCATCGACTTCCTGATCCGGTCGGCGTCTGGCGGGTGCATCGGGACCGAGAGAGTACTGATTCCTCAGCACTGGAACGTGGGGCCAAGGTCAGGGCCGGGGCCGAAGCCGAGGTCGATGTCGAGGCTGGTGTCGAAGTCGAGATCGAAGTCGTCCGCGAGCCAACACCGTTACCGACCGCCGAACCGGGCATCGAACCGCTTGCGTTCGAACCAGGCCGGACCGAAATCGAACCCGTTTCAGCCGCTGCAAAGGCACGAGCGCGGCGTCGACTGGCCGAACGAGCCTACGGCAAGGGCTGGCGGACGTACGACTTCCCCGCCTGTGCGTCCTGTGTCGCGTCCGACGAGGCGAGTGTGACGCTCCCCCACTGCACGTGGGCGGGCGACCTCGTTGACGCGAACGCGGATTGCGGTCCCGACTGTCCGGGTTACAAATCGGCGACTGCCCCCGAGGTTGATCTCGAGTCAGAACGGGATCGGCAGACACCCTGGCGCGCGTCGCCTCGGGGACGCCGTCGCCGGCAGTCTGGACTGGATCAGTTCCGGTGA
- a CDS encoding VOC family protein: protein MDVIHTALWVSDLEQTRTFYVDALGLTENWSFETDDGVENVYIGGENAEFQFKHDLAGGPEIDPGTMAHVAVGVESTDDVFDRLVEQVDPPVEMEPTTMDDIGCRVAFVEDPDGYVVELVEQL, encoded by the coding sequence ATGGACGTTATTCACACGGCACTCTGGGTATCGGATCTCGAGCAAACGCGAACCTTCTACGTCGACGCGCTCGGCCTGACGGAAAATTGGTCGTTCGAGACGGACGATGGTGTCGAAAACGTCTACATCGGGGGTGAGAACGCGGAGTTCCAGTTCAAACACGATCTTGCTGGCGGCCCCGAAATCGATCCTGGCACGATGGCACACGTCGCCGTCGGGGTCGAGAGTACCGATGATGTCTTTGATCGGTTGGTCGAGCAGGTGGACCCACCCGTAGAGATGGAGCCGACGACGATGGACGACATCGGCTGTCGAGTTGCCTTTGTCGAAGATCCGGACGGGTACGTCGTTGAACTCGTCGAACAGCTATAG
- a CDS encoding DNA-directed RNA polymerase, producing the protein MYKRVRLKDTVEVPPEELGDVSPTLVKRLLQDKLEGRMDEEVGSIVSVTEVRDIGEGTVLPNRPGVYYEADFDAVTFDPQMQEVVDGTVVEVVEFGAFVGIGPVDGLLHVSQISDEYLAFDAENQQLASNESNRTLGVGDPIRARIVTKSIDERNPRDSKIGLTAKQPGLGKHDWLKSEHEHQEATAGE; encoded by the coding sequence ATGTACAAACGGGTTAGATTGAAGGATACGGTGGAGGTACCGCCGGAGGAGCTCGGCGACGTGTCGCCGACGCTCGTCAAGCGACTGCTACAGGACAAACTCGAGGGACGCATGGACGAGGAGGTCGGAAGCATCGTCTCCGTCACCGAGGTTCGAGATATCGGTGAGGGAACAGTGCTGCCGAACCGACCAGGCGTCTACTACGAGGCCGATTTCGACGCTGTCACGTTCGATCCACAGATGCAGGAGGTCGTCGACGGCACCGTCGTCGAGGTCGTCGAATTCGGCGCCTTCGTCGGCATCGGTCCCGTCGACGGACTGCTCCACGTCTCCCAGATCAGCGACGAATATCTGGCGTTCGACGCCGAGAACCAGCAGCTCGCCTCGAACGAGTCCAACCGCACGCTGGGTGTTGGCGATCCGATCCGCGCCCGCATCGTCACCAAGAGCATCGACGAGCGCAACCCGCGCGACTCGAAGATCGGGCTCACGGCAAAACAGCCCGGTCTCGGCAAGCACGACTGGCTCAAGAGCGAACACGAGCACCAAGAAGCAACCGCAGGTGAATAA
- the gvpH gene encoding gas vesicle protein GvpH, which produces MDNEDKNDRENSNSSKSDSPREGNSLGAALEASLQAGLRSVANGLRNAVEGDSSTSGTAPSRTPSQPHPSADRKQTKQNRRAEAVRRKKRTHESKSEDCLIDTRFTDDEFIIIADLFGARLDDITVGINPKTNELVIKKTETVVGRVDLPWTSPEMQNAWFNNGILEVHIKSDDSGSISNSPS; this is translated from the coding sequence ATGGACAATGAAGATAAAAATGATCGCGAAAACAGCAACTCATCGAAATCCGATAGTCCACGAGAGGGGAACTCGCTTGGAGCCGCTCTTGAAGCCTCTCTACAGGCGGGGCTGCGATCAGTAGCCAATGGATTGCGGAATGCAGTTGAAGGGGACTCGAGTACAAGCGGGACAGCGCCCTCCAGAACACCGTCTCAACCACATCCGTCTGCTGATAGAAAGCAAACGAAGCAGAATCGTCGTGCAGAGGCCGTGAGGCGGAAGAAACGGACACACGAATCTAAATCTGAAGACTGCTTAATCGACACCCGCTTCACCGACGACGAGTTCATCATCATTGCTGATCTGTTTGGTGCCCGTTTAGACGACATCACGGTTGGTATCAACCCGAAAACAAACGAGCTCGTCATCAAGAAGACTGAAACTGTTGTTGGACGAGTTGACCTTCCGTGGACCTCGCCCGAAATGCAGAACGCGTGGTTCAATAACGGGATCCTTGAAGTCCACATAAAATCAGACGACTCCGGTTCGATCAGCAACTCACCGTCTTAG
- a CDS encoding RNA-binding protein, whose translation MEVKSRHHLRSDDVSALESDLSEKLGVSPDGDTYERVEFEDADREVILIDGEPQVAFFDEVPFLTVRGANAYEPERRLVTVDAGAISFVSDGADVMRPGITEATADISPDDLVVIAEESHGKVLAIGRARVEGSEMAGNEGKVVDSLHHVGDELYGFTA comes from the coding sequence ATGGAAGTCAAATCTCGCCACCACCTTCGCAGCGACGACGTCTCGGCACTCGAGTCCGATCTCTCTGAGAAGTTGGGCGTTTCACCTGATGGTGACACGTACGAGCGCGTCGAGTTCGAGGATGCGGACCGTGAGGTCATTCTCATCGACGGCGAGCCACAGGTTGCGTTCTTCGACGAGGTACCGTTTTTGACGGTTCGCGGTGCGAACGCCTACGAGCCCGAACGGCGGTTGGTGACGGTCGACGCTGGTGCGATTTCGTTCGTCAGCGACGGGGCGGACGTGATGCGGCCGGGGATCACGGAGGCGACGGCAGACATTTCGCCGGACGACCTGGTCGTCATCGCGGAGGAGTCCCACGGCAAGGTGCTGGCGATCGGCCGTGCCCGTGTCGAGGGCTCGGAGATGGCTGGCAACGAGGGGAAGGTCGTCGATTCGTTGCACCACGTCGGCGACGAGTTGTACGGATTTACGGCGTAA
- a CDS encoding cell division protein SepF, with protein sequence MGLMSKILGGNQSRTAEDYVELNLDDVSASSADAAAMQVHIAEVGSQADAIDIKDAVYDGDIVIADITRLRTEDSTVEHIVDELRQVAQEVDGDIVRKGEDQMIITPTGVHISREKLGQQL encoded by the coding sequence ATGGGACTGATGAGTAAGATTCTCGGTGGCAACCAGTCGCGGACCGCCGAGGACTACGTCGAACTGAATCTCGACGACGTTTCGGCGAGTTCGGCCGACGCGGCGGCGATGCAGGTACACATCGCGGAAGTTGGCAGTCAGGCGGACGCGATCGATATCAAGGACGCCGTCTACGACGGCGACATCGTCATTGCGGATATCACTCGGCTCCGAACCGAAGACAGCACCGTCGAGCACATCGTCGACGAACTTCGGCAGGTCGCCCAGGAGGTTGACGGCGATATTGTCCGTAAGGGCGAAGATCAGATGATCATCACACCGACTGGTGTACACATCAGTCGCGAGAAACTCGGCCAGCAGTTGTAG
- a CDS encoding TMEM175 family protein, whose product MIDSLGGEGTDRIEGLSDGLFAIVLTLLVLQFEVPEVSAGELPGALAEQETLLFSYLLSYLVVGIYWIVHHNLFRNIVDHDRTLLWLNLLFLLSVSFLPYPTEIMGLYGTQFAWTLYAINVVLVGTFLTLVWSYAARSGFTADDVDERTAQLVTIRGLIAPAVFVLSIGVAVVELWLAFFVPILIVPLQWLWVQYYRTDRSDRATNSNGD is encoded by the coding sequence ATGATCGACTCGCTCGGCGGCGAGGGAACGGACCGAATAGAGGGGTTGAGCGACGGGTTGTTCGCGATCGTGCTCACATTACTCGTGTTGCAGTTCGAGGTACCGGAGGTCTCTGCGGGGGAGTTGCCGGGAGCGCTCGCAGAGCAGGAGACGCTGTTGTTCAGCTACCTGCTGAGCTATTTGGTGGTCGGGATCTACTGGATCGTTCACCACAATCTCTTTCGGAACATCGTCGACCACGATCGGACGTTGCTGTGGTTGAATCTCCTGTTCTTGCTCTCAGTTTCGTTTCTGCCGTATCCGACGGAGATCATGGGACTGTACGGGACGCAGTTCGCCTGGACGCTGTATGCGATCAACGTCGTTCTGGTCGGAACGTTCCTGACGCTCGTCTGGAGTTACGCCGCGCGGTCGGGCTTCACCGCAGACGATGTCGACGAACGGACGGCGCAGCTAGTAACGATTCGCGGGCTGATTGCGCCCGCCGTCTTCGTGCTTTCGATCGGTGTTGCAGTTGTCGAACTCTGGCTCGCGTTCTTCGTTCCGATACTGATCGTACCTTTGCAGTGGCTGTGGGTGCAGTACTACCGCACCGACCGGTCCGATCGAGCGACCAATTCGAACGGCGACTAG